Proteins from a single region of Desulfolutivibrio sulfoxidireducens:
- a CDS encoding HypC/HybG/HupF family hydrogenase formation chaperone — protein sequence MCLAVPMEIVSIADNVADVEIGGVKRQVRLDIIDEAPAIGDYVIVHAGFALRRLDREDALETIKLFQEGLNLELL from the coding sequence GTGTGTCTTGCCGTTCCCATGGAAATCGTCTCCATCGCCGATAACGTCGCGGATGTGGAAATCGGCGGCGTCAAGCGCCAGGTCCGCCTGGACATCATCGACGAGGCCCCGGCCATCGGGGACTACGTCATTGTCCACGCCGGATTCGCCCTGCGCCGCCTGGACCGCGAAGACGCCCTGGAAACCATCAAGCTCTTTCAGGAAGGGCTCAACCTTGAACTCCTTTGA
- the hypE gene encoding hydrogenase expression/formation protein HypE — protein MSGRLLLDHGSGGKASQRLVAEMFMRHLGNEILGRLDDAALLHISGPIAMSTDSFTVDPIFFPGGDIGALAVHGTVNDVSMLGARPLYLTCGFILEEGLDLKDLERVVASLGQAAREAGVLVVAGDTKVVPRGAVDKVFINTTGIGTVLVDPAPSGHRARPGDAILLSGTMGDHGLAILSTRQGLSFESPVVSDCASLCHIVGKVLEAVPDVHVLRDPTRGGLATTLNEIAEQSGVGCFIEESLIPVDPAVAGGCAVLGLDPLYLANEGKFICIVPEEDAETALAVMRADPLGKGACRIGEVRAEHPGKVVMLTPLGGQRLVGMLEGEQLPRIC, from the coding sequence ATGTCGGGTAGGCTTCTCCTGGATCATGGCAGTGGCGGGAAGGCATCGCAACGTCTGGTGGCCGAGATGTTCATGCGGCATCTGGGAAACGAGATTCTGGGACGGTTGGATGATGCGGCGTTGTTGCATATCTCCGGGCCGATCGCGATGAGCACGGATTCGTTCACCGTGGACCCGATCTTTTTTCCGGGCGGGGATATCGGGGCGTTGGCGGTGCATGGCACGGTCAATGATGTGTCCATGCTCGGGGCCAGGCCGTTATATCTGACCTGCGGGTTCATTCTGGAAGAGGGGCTGGATCTGAAGGATTTGGAACGGGTGGTGGCCTCCCTGGGCCAGGCCGCGCGGGAGGCCGGGGTGCTGGTGGTTGCCGGGGACACCAAGGTGGTGCCCAGGGGGGCGGTGGACAAGGTGTTCATCAACACCACGGGGATCGGCACGGTTCTGGTCGATCCCGCGCCGAGCGGGCATCGGGCCAGGCCCGGGGACGCGATCCTTTTAAGCGGCACCATGGGCGATCACGGATTGGCGATTTTGTCCACGCGGCAGGGCTTGTCGTTCGAGTCGCCGGTGGTCAGCGACTGCGCCTCGCTGTGCCATATCGTGGGCAAGGTGCTCGAGGCCGTGCCCGATGTGCATGTGCTGCGCGATCCCACCCGGGGCGGGCTGGCCACGACCCTAAACGAGATCGCGGAGCAGTCCGGGGTGGGGTGCTTCATCGAGGAGTCGCTCATTCCGGTCGATCCGGCCGTGGCCGGGGGCTGCGCGGTGCTCGGGCTCGATCCCCTGTATCTGGCCAACGAGGGGAAATTCATCTGCATCGTGCCGGAAGAGGATGCGGAGACGGCCCTTGCCGTGATGCGGGCCGATCCGCTGGGAAAGGGCGCCTGCCGCATCGGCGAGGTGCGGGCCGAGCACCCGGGCAAGGTGGTGATGCTGACGCCCCTTGGCGGCCAGCGGCTTGTAGGCATGCTCGAGGGGGAGCAGTTGCCGCGCATCTGCTGA
- a CDS encoding cyclase family protein, with translation MPESWIDISQPLRTGMVCWPGDPPTRLRRVQDLAAGDSCTLTAIEMCAHAGTHLDAPAHHLPGGRGIDEMPVDVGIGPARIIAIADTKAITAEELARHAIRRGERLLFKTANSARPATTDVFFEDFVHITADAARFLARRKVRLVGVDALSVGAFAGDGGEVHRELLGAGVWLLEGLDLSRVAPGPVRLVCLPLRIPGADGAPARAVVRPMGRRGTAGGRGNRPES, from the coding sequence ATGCCGGAGTCCTGGATCGACATCTCCCAGCCCCTGCGCACGGGCATGGTGTGCTGGCCGGGCGATCCGCCCACGCGCCTGCGCCGGGTCCAGGACCTGGCCGCCGGCGACTCCTGCACGCTTACGGCCATCGAGATGTGCGCCCATGCCGGCACCCACCTGGACGCCCCGGCCCATCACCTTCCCGGTGGCCGGGGCATCGATGAAATGCCCGTTGACGTCGGCATCGGTCCGGCCCGGATCATCGCCATTGCCGACACGAAAGCGATCACCGCCGAGGAACTGGCGCGTCACGCCATCCGGCGCGGCGAGCGCCTGCTTTTCAAGACCGCCAATTCGGCCCGTCCGGCCACCACGGACGTTTTTTTCGAGGACTTCGTGCACATAACGGCCGACGCGGCCCGTTTTCTGGCCCGACGCAAGGTGCGGCTGGTCGGCGTGGACGCCCTTTCCGTGGGCGCGTTCGCGGGCGACGGGGGAGAGGTCCACCGCGAGCTTCTCGGTGCCGGGGTATGGCTGCTGGAGGGACTTGATCTGTCGAGGGTCGCGCCTGGTCCGGTGCGCCTTGTCTGCCTGCCGCTACGGATTCCCGGGGCCGATGGCGCGCCGGCCCGGGCCGTGGTCCGGCCGATGGGGCGTCGCGGAACCGCAGGGGGAAGGGGAAATCGTCCGGAATCCTGA
- a CDS encoding OmpA/MotB family protein — MAKSKTGEPSPIIIVKRADGGHQAHHGGSWKVAYADFVTALMAFFLLLWLLATLKPEQKNELSLVFQDKNAPTKEKVVNLEKIPSFMSKDARVGRPDFKLSQENKLKYEVALMIKEMITNDPNLRQNSGVSSDASGVLLNVNSPVLFDPNSATLKPGAEKILQGIVDVLKAHKLDLVVRGHADDGESGGGVYPSKWELSSARAAAIVRYIVEKGGIPPTRARAVGYGDSQPLVPPTSPEARAKNRRVEFYYHGQDVPAW, encoded by the coding sequence GTGGCAAAAAGTAAGACGGGCGAGCCAAGTCCGATCATCATCGTCAAAAGGGCCGACGGGGGCCATCAGGCCCATCATGGCGGCAGTTGGAAGGTGGCCTACGCCGACTTCGTCACGGCCCTGATGGCCTTTTTTCTGCTCCTGTGGCTTCTGGCCACGCTGAAGCCCGAGCAGAAAAACGAACTCTCCCTGGTCTTTCAGGACAAAAACGCGCCCACCAAGGAAAAGGTGGTCAACCTGGAGAAGATTCCCTCCTTCATGTCCAAGGACGCCAGGGTCGGCCGTCCGGATTTCAAACTCTCCCAGGAGAACAAGCTCAAATACGAGGTCGCCCTGATGATCAAGGAGATGATCACCAACGACCCCAATCTGCGACAGAATTCCGGGGTCAGTTCAGATGCCTCGGGCGTGCTGTTAAACGTCAACAGCCCCGTGCTCTTCGATCCCAATTCCGCCACCCTCAAGCCCGGGGCGGAGAAGATCCTCCAGGGCATCGTCGATGTCCTCAAGGCCCACAAGCTCGACCTCGTGGTCCGGGGGCACGCCGACGACGGCGAGTCCGGCGGCGGCGTGTATCCCTCCAAATGGGAGTTGTCCTCGGCCCGGGCCGCGGCCATTGTCCGCTACATCGTGGAGAAGGGCGGCATCCCGCCCACGCGGGCGCGCGCCGTGGGCTACGGCGACAGCCAGCCCCTGGTCCCGCCCACAAGTCCCGAGGCCCGGGCCAAGAATCGCCGCGTGGAATTCTACTACCACGGCCAGGACGTCCCGGCCTGGTAG
- a CDS encoding MGH1-like glycoside hydrolase domain-containing protein, with translation MNAEQKRLVEVRRGKADWRLWGPYLSERQWGVVREDYSESGDAWNFFPHDHARSRAYRHGEDGLAGISDEGQALCFALALWNGRDPILKERLFGLANEEGNHGEDVKEYYFYLDATPAHSYLKYLYKYPQAAYPYDDLVRTNAARSRNKPEYELLDTGVFAGDRYFDVFVEYAKAGPDDVLIRITVCNRGPEAARLRLLPTLWFRNTWSWSGGGPKPEARPLAGEGGRAILARPGDSGAGAALPDYALRCEGMPELLFTENETNTERLFGTPNVSPYVKDGFDAFVVHGNARAVNPERTGTKAGALYDLEVAGGGEAVVRLRLSALGRRMDKNVFGKSFEATFARRIQEADAFYATVIPETVSPDEILVMRQALAGMIWTKQYYQFDVDGWLRDHGAHPLSGKERFCRNREWFHMHNDHIISMPDKWEYPWYASWDLAFHALALSLVDIDFAKEQLSLMLQADYLHPSGQIPAYEWNFSDVNPPVHAWATLFLYRTEQSVSGRGDLDFLKRSFAKLMLNFTWWVNRKDRFGKNVFDGGFLGLDNIGVFDRSKGLPRGGYLEQADGTAWMALFCQNMIEMGMELACHDPSYDELLYKFLEHFLWIASGMNRPGDEGMWDEEDGFYYDLLRLPDGRSMRLKVRSMVGLLPLCAVTIIEKRQRNRAFHVMDILGRRLRRMPELRDSMHPIGPDHGGVAGRDMLALVSGERLRRILARMLDEKEFLSPYGIRALSRHHLEHPYVVRVQDQEHRVGYVPGDSDSGMFGGNSNWRGPVWMPVNQLIIRALLQYYRYYGDGFQIECPTGSGVMMNLFEVSREIASRLTRIFLRDESGRRPVFGDSAMFQEDPYWRDNILFYEFFHGDDGRGLGASHQTGWTGLVAKLIQLYGNVDAARVLESDGRVVFVKKG, from the coding sequence GTGAACGCGGAACAAAAACGGCTAGTCGAGGTGCGGCGGGGCAAGGCCGACTGGCGGCTGTGGGGTCCCTACCTCAGCGAGCGGCAATGGGGCGTGGTGCGTGAGGACTACAGCGAATCCGGCGACGCCTGGAATTTTTTCCCGCACGACCATGCCCGGTCCCGGGCCTACCGCCACGGCGAGGACGGGCTGGCCGGCATAAGCGACGAGGGACAGGCGTTGTGCTTCGCCCTGGCCCTGTGGAACGGCCGCGACCCCATCCTCAAGGAACGCCTTTTCGGCCTGGCCAACGAGGAGGGCAACCACGGCGAGGACGTCAAGGAATATTATTTCTACCTCGATGCCACCCCCGCCCATTCCTATCTGAAATACCTCTACAAGTATCCCCAAGCGGCCTATCCCTACGACGACCTGGTGCGCACCAATGCCGCCCGGTCCCGCAACAAGCCGGAATACGAGCTTCTGGACACGGGCGTGTTTGCCGGGGACCGGTATTTCGACGTGTTCGTGGAATACGCCAAGGCCGGGCCCGACGACGTGCTGATCCGGATCACCGTGTGCAACCGGGGGCCGGAGGCGGCCCGGCTGCGGCTTTTGCCCACCCTGTGGTTCCGCAACACCTGGTCCTGGTCCGGCGGCGGGCCGAAGCCGGAGGCGCGGCCTTTGGCCGGGGAGGGCGGTCGGGCGATCCTGGCCCGGCCGGGGGACTCTGGGGCCGGGGCGGCCCTTCCGGACTATGCCTTGCGGTGCGAGGGGATGCCGGAGCTCCTTTTTACGGAAAACGAGACCAACACCGAGCGCCTCTTCGGGACGCCGAATGTCTCGCCCTACGTCAAGGACGGCTTCGACGCCTTTGTGGTCCATGGCAACGCCCGCGCCGTGAACCCGGAGCGGACCGGGACCAAGGCCGGCGCGTTGTACGACCTGGAGGTGGCCGGGGGCGGGGAGGCGGTGGTCCGGCTGCGGCTTTCGGCCCTCGGAAGACGGATGGACAAAAACGTTTTCGGCAAGTCCTTCGAGGCCACGTTCGCCAGACGCATCCAGGAGGCGGACGCCTTTTACGCCACGGTCATTCCGGAGACGGTCAGTCCCGACGAGATCCTGGTCATGCGCCAGGCCCTGGCCGGCATGATCTGGACCAAGCAGTACTACCAGTTCGACGTGGATGGCTGGCTCAGGGACCACGGCGCCCACCCCCTAAGCGGCAAAGAGCGCTTCTGCCGCAACCGGGAGTGGTTCCACATGCATAACGACCACATCATCTCCATGCCCGACAAATGGGAATATCCCTGGTACGCCTCCTGGGACCTGGCCTTTCACGCCCTGGCCCTGTCCCTGGTGGACATCGACTTCGCCAAGGAGCAGCTCTCCCTCATGCTCCAGGCCGACTACCTGCACCCCAGCGGCCAGATACCGGCCTACGAATGGAATTTCAGCGACGTGAACCCTCCGGTGCATGCCTGGGCCACGCTTTTTTTGTATCGTACGGAGCAGTCCGTAAGCGGCCGGGGCGACCTGGATTTCCTCAAGCGCTCCTTTGCCAAGCTCATGCTGAACTTCACCTGGTGGGTCAACCGCAAGGACCGTTTCGGCAAGAACGTCTTTGACGGCGGTTTCCTCGGCCTGGACAACATCGGGGTCTTCGACCGCAGCAAGGGCCTGCCCCGGGGGGGCTATCTGGAGCAGGCCGATGGCACGGCCTGGATGGCCCTTTTCTGCCAGAACATGATCGAGATGGGCATGGAACTGGCCTGCCACGATCCCTCCTACGACGAGTTGCTGTACAAATTCCTCGAACATTTCCTGTGGATCGCCTCGGGCATGAACCGTCCGGGCGACGAGGGCATGTGGGACGAGGAGGACGGCTTTTACTACGACCTGCTCAGGCTGCCGGACGGACGGTCCATGCGGCTTAAGGTGCGTTCCATGGTCGGCCTTTTGCCCCTGTGCGCCGTGACCATCATTGAAAAACGTCAGAGGAACCGGGCGTTTCACGTCATGGACATACTCGGTCGGCGGTTGCGGCGCATGCCGGAGCTTCGCGACAGCATGCATCCCATCGGGCCGGATCATGGGGGCGTGGCCGGACGGGACATGCTGGCCCTGGTCAGCGGGGAGAGGCTGCGCCGGATACTGGCCCGGATGCTCGACGAAAAGGAGTTCTTGAGCCCCTATGGCATCCGCGCCCTGTCGCGCCATCATCTGGAGCACCCCTACGTCGTCCGGGTTCAGGACCAGGAGCACCGCGTGGGGTATGTTCCCGGCGATTCGGACAGCGGCATGTTCGGCGGCAACTCCAACTGGCGCGGGCCGGTGTGGATGCCCGTCAACCAGCTGATCATCCGGGCGCTTTTGCAATACTACCGGTATTACGGGGATGGCTTCCAGATCGAATGCCCCACGGGCTCCGGGGTGATGATGAACCTTTTCGAGGTCAGTCGGGAGATCGCCAGCCGCCTGACCAGGATATTCCTGCGCGATGAGAGCGGCCGTCGCCCGGTCTTCGGGGACTCGGCGATGTTCCAGGAAGATCCGTACTGGCGCGATAACATCCTTTTTTACGAATTTTTCCACGGCGACGACGGCAGGGGGCTGGGGGCCAGCCACCAGACGGGCTGGACCGGGCTTGTGGCCAAGCTGATCCAGCTTTACGGCAATGTGGACGCGGCGCGGGTGCTCGAATCCGACGGCCGGGTGGTGTTTGTGAAAAAGGGGTAG
- the motA gene encoding flagellar motor stator protein MotA, with protein sequence MFAIIGIVVVLGAVFGGYMLEGGQIQVLFQPIELLIIGGAAMGSFLISAPKSVVIGSIKRGLSIFTAKEASNSDFLELLTLLYEVMNIARREGIVALEAHVNKPEGSAIFSRFKSVGANHVLRDFICDNVKVLISESIETHRFDSLMSLDISTIQHHELVSPAAINKVADSLPGLGIVAAVLGVVLTMSKINEPPEVLGHSIGAALVGTFLGILLCYGFVGPVAANIEHQVSAKMAFLACAKEALLGMQSGFSPMLSVEMGRRAVPEDVRPSFEDLEGALRGKK encoded by the coding sequence ATGTTTGCAATAATCGGCATCGTGGTGGTCCTTGGCGCCGTCTTCGGCGGGTACATGCTCGAAGGCGGGCAGATTCAGGTGCTTTTCCAGCCCATCGAGCTTTTGATCATCGGCGGCGCGGCCATGGGCTCCTTTCTGATCTCCGCTCCCAAATCCGTGGTCATCGGGTCCATCAAGAGAGGTCTGTCCATCTTCACCGCCAAGGAGGCCTCCAACTCGGATTTCCTGGAGCTTCTGACCCTGCTCTACGAGGTGATGAACATCGCCCGCCGGGAGGGCATCGTGGCCCTGGAGGCGCACGTCAACAAGCCCGAGGGCAGCGCCATCTTCAGCCGCTTCAAATCCGTGGGCGCGAATCACGTCCTGCGCGATTTCATCTGCGACAACGTCAAGGTGCTCATCTCCGAGAGCATCGAGACCCACCGTTTCGACTCCCTCATGAGCCTGGACATCAGCACCATCCAGCATCATGAGCTTGTTTCCCCGGCGGCCATCAACAAAGTGGCCGACTCGTTGCCGGGCCTGGGCATCGTGGCCGCGGTCCTGGGCGTGGTCCTGACCATGAGCAAGATCAACGAGCCGCCCGAGGTGCTCGGGCACAGCATCGGCGCGGCCCTGGTGGGCACGTTTCTGGGCATCCTTCTGTGCTACGGATTCGTCGGCCCGGTCGCGGCCAACATCGAGCACCAGGTGAGCGCCAAGATGGCCTTTCTGGCCTGCGCCAAAGAGGCGCTTTTAGGCATGCAAAGCGGCTTCTCCCCCATGCTTTCGGTGGAGATGGGGCGTCGGGCCGTGCCCGAGGACGTGCGCCCCTCCTTCGAGGATCTGGAAGGAGCGCTGCGTGGCAAAAAGTAA
- the hypD gene encoding hydrogenase formation protein HypD yields the protein MNSFEAFKDPALCRRLLARLTDEATTPMRFMEVCGTHTVAIFQSGLRSLLPKTVIHLTGPGCPVCVTHESEVAAYLELAGRDEVIIATFGDLMRVPGPKGRNLKTASAEGAAVEVVYSPFDALALAKAHPDRTVVFLGIGFETTAPTVAATIRLAREQGLTNFLVMSFHKLVPPALRALLADPEAKIDAFLLPGHVSAVIGAAPYAFLADDYRVPSVITGFEPLDILQALLYITEMRRENTPRVINEYSRVVAQGGNPKALAVMAEVFAPVDALWRGLGVLPQSGLAISEAYAEFDAFKVLGITLKDHPPLPGCRCGEVLKGKLSPNQCPLFAKACTPATPVGPCMVSTEGGCAAYYKYRVDA from the coding sequence TTGAACTCCTTTGAGGCCTTCAAGGACCCGGCCCTGTGTCGCCGCCTGCTGGCCCGGCTCACGGACGAGGCCACGACCCCCATGCGCTTCATGGAGGTCTGCGGCACCCACACCGTGGCCATCTTTCAAAGCGGCCTGCGCTCCCTTCTGCCAAAGACCGTCATCCACCTGACCGGCCCGGGCTGTCCCGTGTGCGTCACCCACGAGTCCGAGGTGGCCGCCTACCTCGAACTGGCCGGCCGCGACGAGGTCATCATCGCCACCTTCGGCGACCTCATGCGCGTGCCCGGCCCCAAGGGCAGAAACCTCAAGACCGCCTCGGCCGAGGGCGCGGCCGTGGAGGTCGTCTATTCGCCCTTTGACGCCCTGGCCCTGGCCAAGGCCCATCCCGACCGCACGGTCGTTTTCCTGGGCATCGGCTTCGAGACCACCGCGCCCACCGTGGCCGCCACCATCCGCCTGGCCCGCGAACAGGGGCTGACGAATTTTCTGGTCATGAGCTTCCACAAGCTCGTGCCCCCGGCCCTGCGCGCGCTTCTGGCCGACCCCGAGGCCAAGATCGACGCCTTCCTGCTGCCGGGCCACGTCTCGGCGGTCATCGGGGCCGCCCCCTACGCCTTTCTTGCCGACGACTACCGTGTGCCCTCGGTCATCACCGGGTTCGAACCCCTGGATATCCTTCAGGCCCTGCTCTATATCACCGAAATGCGTCGTGAAAACACCCCCCGGGTGATCAACGAGTATTCCCGCGTGGTGGCCCAGGGAGGCAACCCCAAGGCCCTTGCGGTCATGGCCGAGGTGTTCGCCCCGGTGGACGCCCTGTGGCGGGGACTCGGGGTCCTGCCCCAAAGCGGGCTGGCCATCTCGGAGGCCTACGCCGAATTCGACGCCTTCAAGGTTTTGGGGATCACCCTCAAGGACCATCCGCCGCTTCCCGGCTGCCGGTGCGGCGAGGTGCTCAAGGGCAAACTTTCCCCCAACCAGTGTCCGCTTTTCGCCAAGGCCTGCACCCCGGCCACCCCGGTCGGCCCGTGCATGGTTTCCACCGAGGGCGGCTGCGCGGCGTACTACAAATATCGGGTGGATGCGTGA
- a CDS encoding hybrid sensor histidine kinase/response regulator: MNAPGPDPSHPENEASSGLGPPRPPGPVSEPVRFRDRLPVKLSLAIVLASSLVLAAFSLYEYQTIKSLRLLELRHLADRVTERLSHVLLSPMWIVDEKEISRIIETEMENENVFAIVVLDEDGRRVLAGRRRDDGPVGDVDRLWEKDGMIGRSRRVEMDGRNLGTLSVFVHTVGMERTLFTTMTGNVLRTLSLEVVLVALIFFFVKSSVLDPLDRMRRVAKTISERRNYSLRFEIGRCDELGRLAEAFNGMLAIIQENERALKLHGERLEELVTRRTLELAGAKRAAENANQAKGEFLANMSHEIRTPMNAVIGMAELALKTPLSPRQRQYLSVIRASSRSLLRVINDILDFSRIEAGKLAMERIAFRLSDVLDEVADLYRGAVADKDIELILEMEPDAPETLLGDPLRLRQVLVNLVSNAFKFTERGEVLLRVGLSRDMGERVELVFSVRDTGPGIPADKLESVFEAFTQADGSISRKHGGTGLGLAIARNIARLMGGDVRAQSVPGQGSEFIVTVILERDAAALAGTTDRFSRFFGRRFLVASRNGHLAQALAKTLGRLGGQARTAASGEKAQAVLAEAGGTFDAIIVDGGLFCGPPSGMADTLAGLFLRTTPVVVLTPSGRSRQSLLDAYPGARHFIEKPVGLVNLETALSAVLGLAPPALEPVAGGDVPSPGDIEPMFPGVKVLVAEDNPTNRQVAFEILRDAGLDVRMAEDGRQAVEMAKSERFDLIFMDVSMPGMDGFTAARAIRALPGGGGVPLVAMTAHVMEGDRARCLEAGMNDHLAKPLDRKRLFSVISRWTRSPGQKDVAAGEAAPWPGTPAPPEGGGTSGTGAPPSDEELLRRLPGLDVQEGLYRLGGKAGIYRRILFGFSASAREYLDVMRLAMAEGRYGEARDVAHKLAGAAGNVSAAGVRDVAWAVEEALDAGRVEEARTRLAELSSVLGTVAGGIERLGAG, from the coding sequence GTGAACGCCCCCGGCCCCGACCCGTCCCACCCCGAAAACGAGGCCTCTTCAGGCCTTGGCCCTCCCCGTCCCCCGGGGCCGGTCTCGGAACCCGTGCGTTTTCGGGACAGGCTTCCGGTCAAGCTGAGCCTGGCGATCGTGCTGGCCTCCAGCCTGGTTTTGGCGGCGTTCAGCCTGTACGAGTATCAGACCATCAAGTCCTTGCGCCTGCTCGAGTTGCGGCATCTGGCCGACAGGGTCACCGAACGGCTCTCCCATGTTCTGTTGTCCCCCATGTGGATCGTGGACGAGAAGGAGATTTCCCGGATCATCGAGACCGAGATGGAAAACGAGAACGTCTTCGCCATCGTGGTCCTGGATGAGGACGGCAGGCGAGTGCTGGCCGGACGGCGGCGCGACGACGGCCCTGTGGGGGACGTGGACCGGCTTTGGGAAAAAGACGGCATGATCGGCCGTTCCCGGCGGGTGGAGATGGATGGCCGCAACCTGGGGACCTTAAGCGTCTTCGTCCATACCGTGGGCATGGAACGGACCCTTTTCACGACCATGACCGGGAACGTCCTGCGCACCCTCTCCCTGGAGGTCGTGCTGGTGGCGCTCATCTTTTTTTTCGTCAAAAGTTCCGTGCTCGATCCCCTGGACCGCATGCGCCGAGTGGCCAAGACGATCAGCGAGCGCCGCAACTACTCCCTGCGTTTTGAAATCGGCCGGTGCGACGAACTGGGACGCCTGGCCGAGGCGTTCAACGGGATGCTGGCGATCATCCAGGAAAACGAGCGGGCCTTGAAGCTTCACGGGGAACGCCTGGAGGAACTGGTCACCCGCCGCACCCTGGAGTTGGCCGGGGCCAAGCGGGCCGCCGAGAACGCCAACCAGGCCAAGGGCGAATTTTTGGCCAACATGAGCCATGAGATCAGAACCCCCATGAACGCGGTCATCGGCATGGCCGAACTGGCCCTCAAGACCCCCCTGTCCCCCCGGCAACGCCAGTATCTTTCGGTCATCCGGGCCTCCAGCCGTTCCCTGCTGCGGGTCATAAACGACATCCTGGACTTCTCCCGGATCGAGGCCGGGAAGCTGGCCATGGAGCGCATCGCCTTTCGCCTGTCGGACGTCCTGGACGAGGTGGCGGACCTGTATCGCGGTGCCGTGGCCGACAAGGACATCGAACTGATCCTCGAAATGGAACCCGACGCGCCCGAGACGCTGTTGGGCGATCCCTTGCGCCTGCGGCAGGTGCTGGTCAATCTGGTCTCCAACGCCTTCAAGTTCACCGAACGCGGCGAAGTGCTCCTGCGGGTCGGCCTCTCCCGGGATATGGGGGAGCGGGTGGAACTGGTGTTTTCGGTGCGCGACACCGGGCCGGGCATCCCCGCTGACAAACTCGAAAGCGTGTTTGAGGCCTTCACCCAGGCCGACGGCTCCATAAGCCGCAAGCACGGCGGAACGGGGCTTGGGCTGGCCATCGCCCGCAATATCGCCCGACTCATGGGCGGGGACGTGCGGGCGCAAAGCGTGCCTGGCCAGGGGAGTGAATTTATCGTCACGGTGATCCTGGAAAGGGATGCCGCGGCCCTGGCCGGGACCACGGACCGCTTTTCCCGGTTTTTTGGCCGCCGGTTCCTGGTGGCCTCGCGAAACGGCCATCTGGCCCAGGCCCTGGCCAAGACCCTGGGACGGCTGGGAGGCCAGGCCCGGACCGCCGCCAGCGGCGAAAAGGCCCAGGCCGTGTTGGCCGAGGCCGGAGGGACCTTCGACGCGATCATCGTGGACGGGGGGCTTTTTTGCGGCCCGCCCTCGGGCATGGCCGACACCCTGGCCGGGCTTTTTTTGCGGACCACGCCCGTGGTCGTCCTGACCCCCTCCGGCCGCTCCAGGCAATCCCTGTTGGACGCCTATCCCGGGGCCCGGCATTTCATCGAGAAACCCGTGGGCCTGGTCAACCTCGAGACCGCCCTGTCCGCGGTACTGGGGCTGGCCCCCCCGGCCCTGGAACCGGTGGCGGGCGGGGACGTTCCCTCGCCCGGGGACATCGAGCCGATGTTTCCCGGGGTCAAGGTCCTGGTGGCCGAGGACAACCCCACCAACCGCCAGGTGGCCTTTGAGATTTTGCGCGACGCGGGCCTTGACGTCCGCATGGCCGAAGACGGCCGCCAGGCCGTGGAGATGGCCAAAAGCGAACGCTTCGACCTGATTTTCATGGACGTATCCATGCCCGGGATGGACGGATTCACGGCGGCGCGGGCCATCCGGGCCCTGCCCGGGGGGGGTGGGGTGCCTCTCGTGGCCATGACCGCCCATGTCATGGAAGGCGACCGGGCGCGTTGCCTGGAGGCCGGGATGAACGACCATCTGGCCAAACCCCTGGATCGGAAGAGGCTTTTTTCCGTGATCTCCCGGTGGACCCGTTCCCCGGGTCAAAAGGACGTCGCGGCCGGGGAAGCGGCGCCCTGGCCGGGGACGCCCGCTCCGCCGGAGGGGGGCGGGACATCCGGAACCGGCGCGCCGCCGTCGGACGAGGAACTCCTCAGGCGACTCCCCGGACTCGACGTGCAGGAGGGGCTCTACCGCCTGGGAGGCAAGGCCGGGATCTACCGGCGCATCCTTTTCGGTTTTTCGGCCAGCGCCCGGGAGTATCTGGACGTGATGCGCCTGGCCATGGCCGAGGGACGGTATGGGGAGGCCAGGGATGTGGCCCACAAGCTGGCCGGGGCGGCCGGAAACGTCTCGGCGGCCGGGGTGCGCGACGTGGCCTGGGCCGTGGAGGAGGCCCTGGACGCAGGACGGGTGGAGGAGGCCCGGACGCGCCTGGCGGAGTTGTCCAGCGTCCTGGGCACGGTCGCGGGGGGGATCGAGAGGCTTGGCGCGGGGTGA